Proteins encoded by one window of Bactrocera oleae isolate idBacOlea1 chromosome 4, idBacOlea1, whole genome shotgun sequence:
- the trr gene encoding histone-lysine N-methyltransferase trr-like, giving the protein MNQIKNIGSSENPKHNNFQSNNTTSVKRNNSTEISISSTKKIKLDNTVWNTDGILIKKPVNESTKDEHTKKSFKRESVAKTFQNFPNQDCEISGEKGKPAFNTIRNIPIPSPSSPRNSEDFVVISSNAADYIEDKDCDKSTRNKPISETSNILLNANITGRKELNSKSSGQTETVDLGILPLNQEINTNEFDVVMLSSIQEQKPIQQLSLSSDNSHSGSLSRVVASGGNILRPSTVTYTRITTASTISAGLPQNATVLNRRNISPNLKNQQVMTTSKKLASEVTQTTAKVSIGNTTISVPLLKPLNSSQHVHQGSTGSSEIQKQSQANTQTASQQLSSQTQINLSKILTTKQGYKGSHPTIVSLSQLQIKPVSTTKLVQTKVFGKKLPQLQCSVATNSQPNSGLVTIAVSKAKPSVALNQSSSKKISFKTDSGGILHNNANLEDGSSVTDSNANMDKMDFTNEKVETSISDNHMLDSNISKNLGSIQNSLKIVSPVTDEITLNKTAATIKKVLNPNVNILPLLTPLSKNTEQQGNTNIYPAVSIIRQNVPQLITTSATTTCVSVSTGVSDNNIQTEFHSTKQTNLNNLCGKLNSSSIISIPKNISLVLSKNNTNQQSKATIVSNSVRNANLIDQKVKKINLTVSSALNVTAVSSMNTVQPFNASNNSSTQNHSQLQDASPINKSAVISVAVQPPSLLNSTDQSLLPRKTVKVTPYRLSSLGQHLDKRCKSLEVHEQEHRQNISQNVDILPTKRNKYESPEVSADVFESLNKKEAVDNSHSYVDAKSIKNLDKHGNIELNKSPITVPKSEDSNNVLLKKLLQNSSSSQHLNIHTSIATNMLNPVTNSTPASVCSQVLSARKVINVRAPSLGLVSSLEAQLARPVIPPVPATTSAPVQSEISKSQKSDTQEDLLNKMNNEVTGSQNDGKIKCVQVISKETSFVSNPNISPFALDDACRSKLTVPGQDLEHEPFKASKATCQKNDTSNASQQNYSHNTHPKECNGNEVKEGNSLGNLCPPNKTPSTICPGSINNQNLDSDASTIFTTSTEGKEETNVENFSSFVSSFPALTDSSENAEKSENIITKPYVNSLLDASAKSKVPSRYDNETQNSNTQVNLKLDNKSILNEKSVLPDCNDSTNIVSIDQKTITVDKDIESRKKRKREYQKQRRLLLSGKETNANAVNSTTNVPGPKKRSRKLSKIEEDYDNFIDNLMTHLKQMKPLQVLEPLLNRNFLVCNAYGLSSNLPRGVSSKENGDLSQTPPLLGEYGNAHHSNANTLYDTESFYSSENNKEKKLSTIQNDFYDQEFSSNMRNNYYDRYLRVWSIMKERNIESSDIVTNCSVNSVDIVNTVGEKFNKFSLQQLIYPGLVVMNKNNEHYVDRMSPSIPFIDSTFNMKRSCLVKAVKQIDGIENVNQILNTGTNIRTKRDESLNRVVTLSVQLSAVNNIFGVLKDLANLLHIPAPTMYKIIDKPTFNLSHDLTPKNNIKLTTKSQISFQQDVICGRKKICYNCGASISDSRIKYFKVPFCDMKEIRPSTLSPDLSPMTLHFCDKYCYEHFNNPHEALSSNSKSKIEDAQITSEQKFGEENLTGNRSMANQINISKSCIYKHYNVNCFKETTQRISRFSESVTQGSEICVEENKEQNGFAGCILNSSIEDIRECVFCYQRGDGVPNGPSRLLNFDIDKWVHLNCALWSSEVYETISGGLMNFPAALQMGLNQSCSGCQQLGATVRCFKNRCNQVFHLPCAIREHCVFYKNKTIHCQQHANRLEKENELSSLTVHRRVFVERDENRQVATVMHHSELTNLLRVGTLIFLNIGQLLPHQLEAFHTIDHIYPVGYKVIRFYWSMKRPNRRCRYVCSVNETAGRPEFRIQVQEPGSEIELRDSSPNAVWKQILTPIAFMRKNNKVVQLFPQFISGEDLFGLTEPSVVRIIESLPGIETLTNYRFKYGRNPLLELPLAINPSGSARTEPKQRQIVAWRKPHTQRTGSAANQRMANSTTSIAGEIACPYSKQFVHSKSSQYKKMKQEWRNNVYLARSKIQGLGLYAARDIEKHTMIIEYIGEVIRTEVSEIREKQYEAKNRGIYMFRLDEDRVVDATLSGGLARYINHSCNPNCVTETVDVDRELRIIIFAKRRINRGEELSYDYKFDIEDDAHKISCMCGAPNCRKWMN; this is encoded by the exons atgaatcaaataaaaaatattggaagTTCTGAAAATCCAAAACATAATAACTTCCAAAGCAATAATACTACTTCAGTAAAACGGAATAATTCAACAGAAATAAGTATAAGttcaacgaaaaaaattaaattagataatACTGTTTGGAATACTGACGGTATTTTAATTAAGAAACCAGTGAATGAGAGCACCAAGGACGAACATACAAAGAAGAGTTTTAAAAGAGAATCTGtggcaaaaacttttcaaaattttccaaatcaaGATTGTGAAATATCCGGAGAAAAAGGAAAACCAGCTTTTAACACCATCCGGAACATACCTATCCCATCACCATCGAGTCCACGTAATTCAGAAGACTTTGTGGTTATCTCGTCTAATGCAGCAGACTATATTGAAGACAAAGATTGTGATAAAAGCACCAGAAATAAGCCAATATCCGAAACAAGTAACATTCTGCTAAATGCTAACATAACGGGACGAAAAGAGTTAAATTCTAAAAGTTCTGGACAAACGGAAACTGTAGATTTAGGCATATTACCTTTAAATCAAGAAATAAATACTAATGAATTTGATGTTGTCATGTTGTCATCTATACAGGAACAAAAGCCAATACAGCAATTGTCTTTAAGTTCTGATAATAGTCATTCTGGGTCGTTATCTCGTGTTGTAGCTTCTGGTGGAAATATTTTGCGACCGAGTACAGTGACTTACACACGTATAACCACTGCAAGTACAATATCGGCCGGCTTACCACAAAATGCAACAGTATTGAATAGAAGGAATATTTCTCCAAATTTGAAGAATCAGCAAGTAATGACAACAAGTAAGAAGCTTGCATCGGAGGTTACACAAACTACAGCAAAAGTTTCAATTGGTAATACCACAATATCTGTTCCATTATTAAAACCTTTAAATTCTTCACAACATGTGCATCAAGGCAGCACAGGATCTTCCGAGATTCAAAAGCAATCCCAAGCCAATACGCAAACGGCTTCACAGCAACTCTCTTCTCAAACGCAAATAAATTTGAGCAAAATTTTGACGACAAAGCAAGGATATAAAGGTAGTCATCCAACTATAGTATCTCTTTCACAACTTCAAATTAAACCAGTATCAACCACAAAGTTGGTTCAAACTAAAGTTTTTGGTAAGAAACTACCACAACTTCAGTGTTCAGTAGCAACAAATTCGCAGCCTAATTCTGGACTTGTTACTATTGCCGTATCAAAAGCTAAACCAAGTGTAGCTCTCAATCAATCGAGTTCAAAGAAAATAAGTTTCAAAACAGATTCCGGAGGAATATTACATAATAATGCCAATTTAGAAGATGGATCAAGTGTAACTGACAGTAATGCTAACATGGACAAAATGGattttacaaatgaaaaagtagAAACATCTATCAGTGATAACCATATGTTAGACtccaatatatcaaaaaatttaggTTCcatacaaaattcactgaagatTGTATCTCCAGTCACTGATGAAATTACCTTAAATAAAACAGCGGCtactattaaaaaagttttaaatccaAATGTAAATATTCTACCTTTACTAACGCCACTATCAAAGAATACGGAGCAACAAggaaacacaaatatttatccAGCTGTTAGTATAATTAGACAAAATGTCCCTCAATTAATTACAACATCAGCTACAACCACTTGCGTATCCGTTTCAACTGGTGTGTCAGATAATAATATACAGACAGAATTCCATAGTACAAAGCAAACAAATCTGAATAATTTATGTGGAAAATTAAATTCTTCATCCATAatttcaattccaaaaaatatttcgttagtTTTATCGAAAAATAACACGAACCAACAATCGAAGGCGACTATAGTATCAAATTCGGTTAGAAACGCAAACTTAATCGATCAGaaggtaaaaaaaatcaatttaacaGTTTCAAGTGCCCTTAATGTAACAGCAGTTAGCTCAATGAATACGGTACAGCCTTTTAATGCCAGTAATAATTCATCGACACAAAATCATTCACAACTGCAAGATGCAAGTCCAATTAATAAATCTGCTGTTATATCAGTCGCAGTACAACCTCCTAGTTTACTAAATTCAACTGATCAGAGTCTACTACCTCGTAAAACGGTCAAAGTAACACCCTACAGGCTGTCTTCATTGGGCCAACATTTAGATAAACGATGTAAATCACTTGAAGTACATGAACAAGAGCATCGTCAGAATATTTCACAAAATGTCGATATTTTACCTACAAAAcgcaacaaatatgaaagtccTGAGGTCAGTGCAGATGTATTTGAGAGTTTGAACAAAAAAGAAGCTGTTGATAATTCGCATTCCTACGTTGATGCAAAATCCATAAAAAATCTTGACAAGCATGGAAACATTGAACTTAATAAGTCGCCTATAACTGTTCCTAAATCAGAGGATTCCAACAATGTTCTGCTtaagaaacttcttcaaaaTTCGAGTAGTTCTCAACATCTAAATATTCACACGTCCATAGCTACAAATATGCTGAACCCAGTTACGAACTCAACACCGGCATCTGTTTGTAGTCAAGTATTATCTGCCAGAAAAGTAATTAATGTACGTGCTCCAAGTTTGGGTTTAGTTAGTTCTCTGGAGGCGCAGTTAGCTCGACCAGTTATACCTCCTGTCCCTGCGACAACTTCTGCACCGGTTCAAAGTGAGATTTCAAAATCACAGAAATCTGACACTCAAGAAgatttactaaataaaatgaaCAATGAAGTAACAGGATCTCAAAATgatggaaaaataaaatgtgttcAAGTAATTTCAAAGGAAACGTCATTTGTCTCCAACCCAAACATAAGCCCTTTCGCATTAGATGATGCGTGTCGTTCTAAATTAACAGTTCCTGGACAGGACCTTGAACATGAACCGTTTAAAGCAAGTAAAGCTACATGTCAGAAAAACGATACCAGTAATGCATCTCAACAAAACTACTCACATAATACACATCCAAAAGAATGCAATGGAAACGAGGTTAAAGAAGGGAATTCATTAGGAAATCTTTGCCCCCCAAATAAAac acCCTCAACCATTTGCCCTGGCAgcataaataatcaaaatttggACAGTGATGCGTCAACAATTTTCACAACTAGCACTGAGGGGAAAGAAGAGACAAACGTTGAAAATTTCTCCAGTTTTGTATCATCTTTTCCGGCTTTGACGGACTCATCAGAAAATGCAGAAAAGAGCGAAAATATAATAACTAAACCTTATGTGAACAGTCTGTTAGATGCATCTGCGAAGTCAAAAGTGCCATCGAGATATGATAATGAAACACAAAATTCGAATACccaagtaaatttaaaattggacaataaaagtattttaaatgaaaagagTGTACTGCCTGATTGCAATGATTCCACCAATATTGTATCTATCGATCAGAAGACAATAACTGTAGATAAAGACATTGAGTCGAGAAAAAAACGGAAAAGAGAATACCAAAAGCAACGCAGGTTGTTGCTAAGTGGTAAGGAGACTAATGCGAACGCTGTAAACTCTACTACAAATGTACCTGGACCAAAAAAAAGGTCAAGAAAACTTTCCAAAATCGAAGAGGACTATGACAATTtcattgataatttaatgacaCACCTAAAGCAAATGAAACCGTTGCAAGTATTGGAACCtttattaaatagaaatttcCTTGTTTGTAATGCATATGGCTTAAGCAGCAACCTTCCTCGTGGAGTAAGTAGTAAAGAGAATGGTGATCTTTCGCAAACACCTCCGCTATTAGGGGAGTATGGAAATGCGCATCATTCCAATGCAAATACCTTATACGATACAGAGTCATTTTATTCATCAGAAAACAATAAAGAGAAAAAGTTGTCTACAATACAAAATGATTTTTATGATCAGGAGTTCTCATCAAATATGCGAAATAATTATTACGACAGATACTTGCGAGTATGGAGTATTATGAAAGAACGCAACATTGAGTCCTCAGATATTGTGACTAACTGCAGTGTCAATAGTGTCGACATAGTAAATACGGTTggagaaaaattcaataagtTTTCATTACAGCAGCTTATTTATCCCGGTTTAGTTGTTATGAATAAAAACAATGAGCATTATGTAGACCGAATGTCACCAAGTATCCCATTTATCGACTCAACATTTAATATGAAAAGAAGTTGCCTTGTAAAAGCGGTAAAGCAAATTGACGGCATTGAAAATGTTAACCAGATTTTAAATACTGGAACTAATATCAG gACGAAACGTGACGAAAGCCTCAACCGAGTTGTTACATTATCTGTTCAATTATCTgctgttaataatatatttgggGTACTTAAAGACTTGGCGAATCTGTTGCATATTCCAGCGCCGACaatgtataaaataattgataagCCAACATTTAATTTATCTCATGACCTTACACCAAAGAATAATATTAAGTTGACAACTAAAAGTCAAATAAGTTTTCAGCAAGATGTTATTTGtggtagaaaaaaaatttgctataaTTGTGGTGCCTCGATTTCAGATTcgagaattaaatattttaaagtaccTTTTTGTGATATGAAAGAAATTCGCCCTTCCACCTTGTCTCCAGATTTATCGCCAATGACGTTACACTTCTGTGACAAATATTGTTACGAACACTTTAATAATCCTCATGAGGCCCTCAGCtcaaattcaaaatcaaaaattgaagaTGCACAAATAACTTCTGAACAAAAGTTTGGTGAGGAAAACCTAACTGGGAACAGATCTATGGCGaatcaaattaatatatctAAAAGTTGCATTTACAAACACTATAATGTCAACTGTTTTAAAGAGACAACTCAAAGAATTAGTCGTTTTTCTGAAAGTGTTACGCAAGGCAGTGAAATATGTGTAGAAGAAAATAAAGAACAAAATGGATTCGCTGGTTGTATCTTAAATAGTTCTATTGAAGATATACGTgagtgtgttttttgttatcaACGAGGAGACGGCGTACCCAATGGACCATCGCGGTTACTCAATTTTGATATAGACAAATGG GTACATTTAAACTGCGCTCTGTGGTCTAGCGAAGTGTATGAGACTATAAGCGGTGGCCTTATGAACTTTCCCGCAGCTTTACAGATGGGCCTTAATCAATCGTGTAGCGGATGTCAACAACTCGGTGCCACAGTACGCTGTTTTAAAAATCGTTGCAACCAAGTTTTTCACTTACCATGTGCAATAAGAGAGCATTGTGTtttctataaaaacaaaaccataCATTGTCAGCAGCATGCAAATCGAttagaaaaagaaaatgaattGTCATCTCTTACCGTTCATAGACGTGTGTTTGTTGAAAGAGACGAAAATAGGCAAGTGGCGACTGTAATGCATCACTCAGAATTAACAAACTTACTTCGAGTTGGtaccttaatttttttaaatattggacAATTACTTCCTCATCAGTTAGAAGCATTTCACACCATAGATCACATATATCCTGTAGGATACAAAGTA ATTCGATTTTATTGGTCGATGAAGAGACCGAATCGACGATGTCGTTATGTATGCTCAGTAAATGAAACTGCTGGTCGCCCTGAATTCCGCATTCAAGTGCAGGAGCCTGGAAGCGAAATCGAGTTGCGTGATTCTTCCCCTAATGCCGTTTGGAAACAAATTTTGACCCCCATCGCATTTATGcgtaaaaacaataaagttgtTCAACTATTCCCTCAATTTATTTCTGGAGAAGATCTGTTTGGATTAACAGAGCCTTCTGTAGTTCGTATTATAGAGAGTTTACCGGGCATAGAAACACTAACAAACTATCGTTTTAAATATGGGCGAAATCCTTTGTTAGAATTGCCTCTTGCAATAAATCCAAGTGGGTCTGCACGCACCGAGCCAAAACAGCGACAAATTGTTGCTTGGAGAAAACCTCATACACAAAGAACTGGCTCAGCTGCAAATCAACGTATGGCAAATTCTACAACATCTATTGCAGGTGAAATAGCATGCCCCTACAGTAAGCAATTCGTTCACTCGAAAAGttctcaatataaaaaaatgaaacagGAATGGAGAAACAATGTATACTTGGCGAG ATCAAAAATACAAGGGCTTGGTTTATATGCTGCCCGTGATATAGAAAAGCATACTATGATAATTGAATATATTGGGGAAGTTATTCGCACCGAGGTGTCAGAAATTAGAGAGAAGCAATATGAAGCAAAG AACCGAGGAATATATATGTTTCGTCTGGATGAAGATAGAGTGGTCGATGCTACCTTGTCTGGAGGATTAGCGCGGTATATAAATCATTCTTGCAATCCTAACTGTGTAACTGAGACTGTTGATGTAGATCGTGAACTTAGGATAATAATATTTGCAAAGCGAAGGATTAACAGAGGTGAAGAG cTGTCTTATGATTATAAATTTGACATTGAAGACGATGCCCATAAGATATCTTGCATGTGTGGTGCTCCTAACTGCAGAAAATGGATGAATTAA
- the LOC106617516 gene encoding uncharacterized protein: MGWFSFSILLASLELVISFAALIAKKVTDSQGEQVFKRNQKLSTEWSLLNNLNWSQAGNDFSIIVYGGYTFIAGVFLLSRMKANKFEMCEKTLLYCGTIFFVIQACLVFGTLEYIPNDIQINALVLGTLSVIGSLLFFIDICYNSSLNYVVSRSVQTETYCALSNQLSSIQQKSPSSSRVLRRESVQKYSSGNGLYIKPLSINLKKCQTENGMQNKNLKRVLQTDV; encoded by the exons ATGGGTTggttttcgttttcaatattGCTTGCGTCTTTAGAACTA GTAATATCTTTCGCTGCTTTAATCGCAAAAAAAGTCACAGACAGCCAAGGTGAGCAAGTTTTTAaaagaaaccaaaaattatcaacTGAATGGAGCTTACTTAATAACTTAAATTGGTCTCAGGCTGGAAACGACTTCAGCATTATAGTTTATGGTGGATACACTTTTATAGCTGGGGTTTTTTTATTGTCAAG aatgaaagcaaataaatttgaaatgtgtGAGAAAACATTGCTGTACTGCGGAACAATATTCTTCGTCATTCAAG CTTGTTTAGTGTTTGGAACTTTGGAGTACATACCAAATGATATTCAAATAAATGCGCTAGTTCTCGGAACATTATCAGTTATAGGATCATTATTATTCTTTATTGACATTTGCTACAACTCTTCTTTAAATTATGTTGTATCAAGGTCGGTACAAACTGAGACATATTGCGCGCTTTCAAATCAGTTGTCAAGTATCCAACAAAAGTCACCATCCTCTTCCCGGGTCTTACGTCGAGAAAGTGTTCAAAAATACTCTTCCGGAAACGGATTATATATTAAACCActatcaataaatttaaaaaaatgtcaaacggAAAATggcatgcaaaataaaaatttaaaacgtgTTTTGCAAACTGATGtatga